DNA sequence from the Bordetella genomosp. 9 genome:
CGCCCGTGCGTGGCGTGACGCGTGGATGTCGCTGTCGTCCAGCATGGTGTGCCGGCGGCCGCGGATGGCGCCCGTCTGCGACGGCTCCGCCTTGGCGAGTACCGCGGCGACGCGTTCACGGCCGGAACCGCGCAATTCGCCGCCCATGCGCAGGCCGACCGACGCCAGGGCCGTGTCGACGGCGTCGACGTCCAGCGCGTCCCGCATGACACCATGGCCCACGATATAGTCGCTGCGCCACGCGGCGCTGTTGCCGAGCACCATGATCTGGTTCTCCATCAGCTCGATGCCCGCCGAGGTCGACGCGCGGCCCGAGTACAGGCCGGCATCGCGGCACACGCGGGCGTCGTCCAGCGCGTCCGCGGCTATTTCGCCCAGCGCCAGCGCCACGCCCAGGGCCGAGGCGCCGCGCGAATAGCCCATCGAAAGATAGGTGTCTTCCGTCGCCACGTCGCGGCCCCGGCCATGGGCCTGCGCGATCCGTGCGCGCGTCAGCAGGGGGCATTTGACCTGCACGTAGTGCACGTCGCGGACGTCGGCGATGCCCGCGGCGCGCATGGCGGCGTGCACGGCGTCGGCGGTGCGCAGGGCCTGCGGCATGCGGCCTATTTCCTCGGGCAGGAAGGCGGGCGTGATGGCGACGCCGATGGCGAGCGTCGGAACGCCTTCCGCGGCCGGACCCGTCTCCGGCTCGGCTGGGGCTGCCGGAGCCGCTGGGGCGTTCCGGACTTCGAACACCAGCCAATGCGGCGACAGGCCGCCTTCGGTCCCGCCCGACATGACGAAGGCCACGTCGCGGGCGACCTCATCGAGGTCGCGGCGCGCCAGGCGCGCGATCGCATGTTTCAGGGCCTGGGTCGCCAGGCCGCGGCTGAAGTCGTTCACGCAGCCGTTGCCTTCGGTCTTGCCCAGGACGGCCACGATCGCGCGCGGGTCGATCTCGCCTCGATCGACCGCCTGGACGAGGGCGGTGACGTCATCGGGCGCGGAGGCCGGCAGGCGGTGTACGAGAGCGAGTCGCGGTGTGTTCATGGCCGTCACTGTAGGAGCGGCCAGCGCAAAGAACTAGCGCTAATTTTTTTCAGCAGCGCTGCAAATTGTGCAGCACTCGCGGCTGGCGTGGCCAAGGGGGCGGCAGCGTTGTCCCGCCCGGCGGCGGCTTCAGGCGAAGAAGTCCCGTTTCAGCGTTTCGCCAAACAGCGCGGCCGCGACCGGCAGCAGGCGTCCGCGCAGCGATCCCAGCACCACGGGCCGGGCATAGCGCGCCATTTCCGCCACCGGCACGGCCGCCAGGCCATCGTCGGCGTTGTCATATTCCTTTTCGGGCCGGATCTGGAAGCACACGCCATTGGTCCGCTTCACGAAGGACGTCAGCGTCTCATAGGAGTTCGACACCAGTTGCGGCGTCAGCCGGAATCCGGTCCGGTTGAGGTATTCGTCCAGCAGCTTGCGCCCGCCCCAGCTGCGGTCGGCCATGGCGATGGGATAGTTGGTGCATTCGGCGATCGAGATGCCGCCCTTGCTGGCGGAAGGATGGTCGCGCCGCACGACGGCGCACATCACGTACCGCCGTTCGGCGATCTCGTAGAAGTCTCTTTCGGCCGACAGGTTGAACGAGATCCCGAGGTCCGCCTGGTTCTCGAGCACGGAGGCCACCACTTCGTCGGCGCCGGCGACATGGACGGAAAACGCGATCTTGGGATATTGCTGCTGGAATTTCGCGATGATCTCCGTCAGCCGGTCGTTCGCGGCCACCGCGATGACGGCCAGGTTGACGTTGCCCCGCCGCAGTCCGCGCAGGTCGTCGAT
Encoded proteins:
- a CDS encoding ring-opening amidohydrolase is translated as MNTPRLALVHRLPASAPDDVTALVQAVDRGEIDPRAIVAVLGKTEGNGCVNDFSRGLATQALKHAIARLARRDLDEVARDVAFVMSGGTEGGLSPHWLVFEVRNAPAAPAAPAEPETGPAAEGVPTLAIGVAITPAFLPEEIGRMPQALRTADAVHAAMRAAGIADVRDVHYVQVKCPLLTRARIAQAHGRGRDVATEDTYLSMGYSRGASALGVALALGEIAADALDDARVCRDAGLYSGRASTSAGIELMENQIMVLGNSAAWRSDYIVGHGVMRDALDVDAVDTALASVGLRMGGELRGSGRERVAAVLAKAEPSQTGAIRGRRHTMLDDSDIHASRHARALVGGVLAGVFGETQLFVSGGAEHQGPDGGGPVAVIARRAP
- a CDS encoding LysR family transcriptional regulator, producing MQQLKLLESFVAVARSKSIREAAEATHLTSSALNRRILDLEAELGAPLFDRHARGIRLTSAGEVYLAYAVRALRDAEAVHSQIDDLRGLRRGNVNLAVIAVAANDRLTEIIAKFQQQYPKIAFSVHVAGADEVVASVLENQADLGISFNLSAERDFYEIAERRYVMCAVVRRDHPSASKGGISIAECTNYPIAMADRSWGGRKLLDEYLNRTGFRLTPQLVSNSYETLTSFVKRTNGVCFQIRPEKEYDNADDGLAAVPVAEMARYARPVVLGSLRGRLLPVAAALFGETLKRDFFA